The following coding sequences lie in one Arachis ipaensis cultivar K30076 chromosome B03, Araip1.1, whole genome shotgun sequence genomic window:
- the LOC107632890 gene encoding DNA-directed RNA polymerase II subunit 1-like codes for MWWEDFDRNVPTPAILKPESLWTGKQVFNLIIPKQINLTRYSSWHNDNEGDTMVRIEKGELLTGTLCKNTLGESTGSLVHVICFRLFPCDIAWLLFPPGCGRAIPDSALLFNFLSRLSAFFRDD; via the exons ATGTGGTGGGAAGATTTCGACAGAAATGTTCCTACACCAGCAATATTGAAGCCAGAATCATTGTGGACTGGGAAACAAGTTTTCAATCTTATTATTCCCAAGCAAATAAATTTAACTAGGTATTCTAGCTGGCATAATGATAACGAAGGGGATACTATGGTCAGAATTGAAAAAGGGGAACTACTTACCGGAACTCTTTGCAAAAACACACTTGGAGAATCTACTGGAAGTCTCGTTCATGTCATTTG CTTTCGCCTCTTTCCTTGCGACATTGCTTGGTTATTGTTTCCTCCTGGCTGTGGAAGGGCGATTCCAGATTCTGCTCTTCTTTTCAACTTTCTCTCGAGGCTTTCTGCTTTTTTCAG agatgattaa